In the Lepidochelys kempii isolate rLepKem1 chromosome 3, rLepKem1.hap2, whole genome shotgun sequence genome, one interval contains:
- the LOC140909025 gene encoding MFS-type transporter SLC18B1-like isoform X3 — protein MGSQEAETQETLQTPENGRPEVPSEESSRFTRDQLFTMAATACLNFSSMICYSILGPFFPREAEKKGASDAVVGLIFGCFALFNFLTSLIVGNYLVQIGAKFMFVAGMFVSGCVTILFGLLDRAPDGPVFIGLCFLVRAMDAIGFAAAATASFSVLAKAFPNNIATVMGSLEIFTGLGLVLGPPVGGFLYQSFGYEIPFIVLGCLVLILVPLNVYLLPKYDAIATKDSFWMLITLPKVVLLCFTIFSLSACLGFLDPTMSLFVSEKFKLPAGYVGLVFLGLALSYALSSPLLGFLSDKMPHLRKWLLVFGGLLTALSFFLLGPAPILHIESKLWMFVLMLILIGFSLGMSAIPLFPEMLHCVYENGFEEGLSVLGLVSGLFSAMWSLGAFVGPTLGGFLNERLGFEWAATIQGGWALLSGLAIGIFYILEASRKGRSNLQTPLGTNEESVHLLASET, from the exons AAAATGGCAGACCAGAAGTTCCCAGTGAAGAGTCAAGCAGGTTTACCAGAGATCAGCTCTTCACAATGGCAGCAACAGCTTGTTTGAACTTCAGTTCGATGATTTGCTATTCAATCCTGGGGCCCTTTTTTCCAAGAGAG GCAGAGAAAAAGGGTGCCAGTGATGCAGTTGTTGGACTGATTTTTGGATGCTTTGCTTTATTCAATTTCTTGACTTCTTTAATAGTAGGCAATTAT CTTGTACAAATTGGAGCCAAATTCATGTTTGTGGCTGGGATGTTTGTCTCAGGATGTGTTACAATTCTGTTTGG TCTTTTGGACAGAGCACCTGATGGGCCAGTATTCATTGGTTTGTGTTTTCTGGTTAGAGCGATGGATGCCATAGGCTTTGCTGCAGCAGCGACAGCTTCATTTTCTGTTCTTGCAAAGGCTTTTCCCAATAACATAGCTACAGTAATG GGCAGCCTTGAAATTTTTACAGGGCTTGGATTAGTGCTGGGCCCACCTGTAGGTGGTTTTTTGTATCAGTCCTTTGGCTATGAAATCCCTTTCATAGTGCTAGGATGCTTAGTGCTGATCCTGGTGCCTCTGAACGTGTACCTCTTACCAAAATACG ATGCAATCGCTACCAAGGACTCGTTCTGGATGCTCATTACTCTGCCAAAAGTTGTACTTCTCTGTTTTACTATATTTTCACTAAGTGCATGTTTAGGCTTTCTGGATCCCACTATGTCACTGTTCGTTTCAGAGAAG TTCAAATTACCAGCTGGTTATGTGGGGTTAGTATTCCTAGGTTTGGCACTCTCCTACGCCCTGTCTTCACCATTGCTTGGGTTTCTAAGTGATAAAATGCCG CACCTAAGGAAATGGTTGTTGGTCTTTGGGGGCTTACTGACAGCACTGTCCTTTTTCCTGTTAGGACCTGCTCCCATCTTGCACATTGAAAG CAAACTCTGGATGTTTGTCCTAATGCTGATTTTGATTGGCTTTTCCCTTGGGATGTCTGCTATCCCACTGTTCCCTGAGATGCTCCATTGTGTTTA TGAGAATGGATTCGAGGAGGGGTTAAGTGTGTTAGGACTGGTGTCTGGGCTCTTCAGTGCAATGTGGTCACTTGG AGCTTTTGTAGGACCAACATTAGGTGGATTCCTAAATGAGAGGCTGGGGTTTGAATGGGCTGCTACCATACAAGGAGGATGGGCGTTACTAAGT GGACTAGCTATTGGAATATTCTATATCCTAGAGGCCTCACGAAAAGGAAG ATCCAATTTGCAGACCCCTCTGGGCACAAATGAAGAAAGCGTTCACCTATTGGCTAGTGAGACATAG
- the LOC140909025 gene encoding MFS-type transporter SLC18B1-like isoform X2, with protein MGSQEAETQETLQTPVLENGRPEVPSEESSRFTRDQLFTMAATACLNFSSMICYSILGPFFPREAEKKGASDAVVGLIFGCFALFNFLTSLIVGNYLVQIGAKFMFVAGMFVSGCVTILFGLLDRAPDGPVFIGLCFLVRAMDAIGFAAAATASFSVLAKAFPNNIATVMGSLEIFTGLGLVLGPPVGGFLYQSFGYEIPFIVLGCLVLILVPLNVYLLPKYDAIATKDSFWMLITLPKVVLLCFTIFSLSACLGFLDPTMSLFVSEKFKLPAGYVGLVFLGLALSYALSSPLLGFLSDKMPHLRKWLLVFGGLLTALSFFLLGPAPILHIESKLWMFVLMLILIGFSLGMSAIPLFPEMLHCVYENGFEEGLSVLGLVSGLFSAMWSLGAFVGPTLGGFLNERLGFEWAATIQGGWALLSGLAIGIFYILEASRKGRSNLQTPLGTNEESVHLLASET; from the exons tTTTAGAAAATGGCAGACCAGAAGTTCCCAGTGAAGAGTCAAGCAGGTTTACCAGAGATCAGCTCTTCACAATGGCAGCAACAGCTTGTTTGAACTTCAGTTCGATGATTTGCTATTCAATCCTGGGGCCCTTTTTTCCAAGAGAG GCAGAGAAAAAGGGTGCCAGTGATGCAGTTGTTGGACTGATTTTTGGATGCTTTGCTTTATTCAATTTCTTGACTTCTTTAATAGTAGGCAATTAT CTTGTACAAATTGGAGCCAAATTCATGTTTGTGGCTGGGATGTTTGTCTCAGGATGTGTTACAATTCTGTTTGG TCTTTTGGACAGAGCACCTGATGGGCCAGTATTCATTGGTTTGTGTTTTCTGGTTAGAGCGATGGATGCCATAGGCTTTGCTGCAGCAGCGACAGCTTCATTTTCTGTTCTTGCAAAGGCTTTTCCCAATAACATAGCTACAGTAATG GGCAGCCTTGAAATTTTTACAGGGCTTGGATTAGTGCTGGGCCCACCTGTAGGTGGTTTTTTGTATCAGTCCTTTGGCTATGAAATCCCTTTCATAGTGCTAGGATGCTTAGTGCTGATCCTGGTGCCTCTGAACGTGTACCTCTTACCAAAATACG ATGCAATCGCTACCAAGGACTCGTTCTGGATGCTCATTACTCTGCCAAAAGTTGTACTTCTCTGTTTTACTATATTTTCACTAAGTGCATGTTTAGGCTTTCTGGATCCCACTATGTCACTGTTCGTTTCAGAGAAG TTCAAATTACCAGCTGGTTATGTGGGGTTAGTATTCCTAGGTTTGGCACTCTCCTACGCCCTGTCTTCACCATTGCTTGGGTTTCTAAGTGATAAAATGCCG CACCTAAGGAAATGGTTGTTGGTCTTTGGGGGCTTACTGACAGCACTGTCCTTTTTCCTGTTAGGACCTGCTCCCATCTTGCACATTGAAAG CAAACTCTGGATGTTTGTCCTAATGCTGATTTTGATTGGCTTTTCCCTTGGGATGTCTGCTATCCCACTGTTCCCTGAGATGCTCCATTGTGTTTA TGAGAATGGATTCGAGGAGGGGTTAAGTGTGTTAGGACTGGTGTCTGGGCTCTTCAGTGCAATGTGGTCACTTGG AGCTTTTGTAGGACCAACATTAGGTGGATTCCTAAATGAGAGGCTGGGGTTTGAATGGGCTGCTACCATACAAGGAGGATGGGCGTTACTAAGT GGACTAGCTATTGGAATATTCTATATCCTAGAGGCCTCACGAAAAGGAAG ATCCAATTTGCAGACCCCTCTGGGCACAAATGAAGAAAGCGTTCACCTATTGGCTAGTGAGACATAG
- the LOC140909025 gene encoding MFS-type transporter SLC18B1-like isoform X1, which produces MGSQEAETQETLQTPGGILENGRPEVPSEESSRFTRDQLFTMAATACLNFSSMICYSILGPFFPREAEKKGASDAVVGLIFGCFALFNFLTSLIVGNYLVQIGAKFMFVAGMFVSGCVTILFGLLDRAPDGPVFIGLCFLVRAMDAIGFAAAATASFSVLAKAFPNNIATVMGSLEIFTGLGLVLGPPVGGFLYQSFGYEIPFIVLGCLVLILVPLNVYLLPKYDAIATKDSFWMLITLPKVVLLCFTIFSLSACLGFLDPTMSLFVSEKFKLPAGYVGLVFLGLALSYALSSPLLGFLSDKMPHLRKWLLVFGGLLTALSFFLLGPAPILHIESKLWMFVLMLILIGFSLGMSAIPLFPEMLHCVYENGFEEGLSVLGLVSGLFSAMWSLGAFVGPTLGGFLNERLGFEWAATIQGGWALLSGLAIGIFYILEASRKGRSNLQTPLGTNEESVHLLASET; this is translated from the exons tTTTAGAAAATGGCAGACCAGAAGTTCCCAGTGAAGAGTCAAGCAGGTTTACCAGAGATCAGCTCTTCACAATGGCAGCAACAGCTTGTTTGAACTTCAGTTCGATGATTTGCTATTCAATCCTGGGGCCCTTTTTTCCAAGAGAG GCAGAGAAAAAGGGTGCCAGTGATGCAGTTGTTGGACTGATTTTTGGATGCTTTGCTTTATTCAATTTCTTGACTTCTTTAATAGTAGGCAATTAT CTTGTACAAATTGGAGCCAAATTCATGTTTGTGGCTGGGATGTTTGTCTCAGGATGTGTTACAATTCTGTTTGG TCTTTTGGACAGAGCACCTGATGGGCCAGTATTCATTGGTTTGTGTTTTCTGGTTAGAGCGATGGATGCCATAGGCTTTGCTGCAGCAGCGACAGCTTCATTTTCTGTTCTTGCAAAGGCTTTTCCCAATAACATAGCTACAGTAATG GGCAGCCTTGAAATTTTTACAGGGCTTGGATTAGTGCTGGGCCCACCTGTAGGTGGTTTTTTGTATCAGTCCTTTGGCTATGAAATCCCTTTCATAGTGCTAGGATGCTTAGTGCTGATCCTGGTGCCTCTGAACGTGTACCTCTTACCAAAATACG ATGCAATCGCTACCAAGGACTCGTTCTGGATGCTCATTACTCTGCCAAAAGTTGTACTTCTCTGTTTTACTATATTTTCACTAAGTGCATGTTTAGGCTTTCTGGATCCCACTATGTCACTGTTCGTTTCAGAGAAG TTCAAATTACCAGCTGGTTATGTGGGGTTAGTATTCCTAGGTTTGGCACTCTCCTACGCCCTGTCTTCACCATTGCTTGGGTTTCTAAGTGATAAAATGCCG CACCTAAGGAAATGGTTGTTGGTCTTTGGGGGCTTACTGACAGCACTGTCCTTTTTCCTGTTAGGACCTGCTCCCATCTTGCACATTGAAAG CAAACTCTGGATGTTTGTCCTAATGCTGATTTTGATTGGCTTTTCCCTTGGGATGTCTGCTATCCCACTGTTCCCTGAGATGCTCCATTGTGTTTA TGAGAATGGATTCGAGGAGGGGTTAAGTGTGTTAGGACTGGTGTCTGGGCTCTTCAGTGCAATGTGGTCACTTGG AGCTTTTGTAGGACCAACATTAGGTGGATTCCTAAATGAGAGGCTGGGGTTTGAATGGGCTGCTACCATACAAGGAGGATGGGCGTTACTAAGT GGACTAGCTATTGGAATATTCTATATCCTAGAGGCCTCACGAAAAGGAAG ATCCAATTTGCAGACCCCTCTGGGCACAAATGAAGAAAGCGTTCACCTATTGGCTAGTGAGACATAG